A portion of the Luxibacter massiliensis genome contains these proteins:
- the rplX gene encoding 50S ribosomal protein L24, with product MSTMKIKKGDTVRVITGKDKDKEGKVIAVNKKDRKVLVEGVNMLTKHTKPSAANQNGGIIHQEGPIDISNVMYVHKGKTTRIGFKMDGDKKVRFAKSTGDVID from the coding sequence ATGTCAACTATGAAGATTAAAAAGGGTGATACAGTCAGAGTAATTACCGGTAAGGATAAAGACAAAGAAGGCAAAGTTATTGCTGTAAATAAAAAAGACAGAAAAGTTCTGGTTGAAGGCGTCAACATGCTGACAAAGCACACAAAACCGAGTGCTGCCAATCAGAATGGCGGTATTATCCATCAGGAAGGCCCGATCGACATTTCAAATGTAATGTATGTCCATAAAGGCAAAACAACAAGAATCGGCTTCAAGATGGATGGAGACAAAAAGGTGCGTTTTGCTAAATCAACAGGCGACGTAATTGATTAA
- the rpsE gene encoding 30S ribosomal protein S5 produces MKQERIDASQMELTEKVVSIKRVTKVVKGGRNFRFTALVVVGDGKGHVGAGLGKAAEIPEAIRKGKEDAMKKLITVAMDDSESVTHDTIGKFGSASVLLKKAPEGTGVIAGGPARAVIEMAGIKNIRTKSLGSNNKQNVVLATIEGLKEIKTPEEVAKLRGKSVEEIVG; encoded by the coding sequence ATGAAACAGGAACGTATTGATGCTAGTCAGATGGAATTAACAGAAAAAGTGGTATCAATCAAACGTGTTACCAAGGTTGTTAAAGGTGGTCGTAACTTCAGATTCACAGCTTTAGTAGTTGTCGGCGATGGTAAGGGCCATGTTGGTGCAGGTTTAGGAAAGGCTGCTGAAATTCCAGAAGCGATCCGTAAAGGGAAAGAAGATGCGATGAAAAAGTTAATCACTGTTGCAATGGATGACAGTGAGAGTGTAACACATGATACTATTGGAAAGTTTGGAAGTGCTTCCGTACTGCTGAAGAAAGCTCCGGAAGGTACAGGTGTTATTGCCGGAGGCCCGGCCCGTGCGGTCATCGAGATGGCAGGAATCAAAAATATCCGTACAAAATCTCTTGGATCCAATAATAAGCAGAATGTAGTTTTAGCTACAATTGAGGGACTTAAAGAGATTAAGACTCCGGAAGAAGTTGCGAAACTTAGAGGCAAATCAGTAGAAGAGATCGTAGGCTAG
- the rplR gene encoding 50S ribosomal protein L18: protein MVSKKSRSEVRRKKHMKLRNRFSGTAERPRLAVFRSNNHMYAQIIDDTVGNTLVAASTLQKDVKAELEKTNNVDAAAYLGKVIAGKAKEKGITDVVFDRGGFIYQGKVKALADAAREAGLNF, encoded by the coding sequence ATGGTTAGTAAGAAATCAAGAAGCGAAGTTCGTAGAAAAAAACACATGAAATTACGTAACCGTTTCAGCGGTACTGCTGAGAGGCCACGTTTGGCTGTGTTTAGAAGTAATAATCATATGTATGCACAGATTATTGATGATACAGTTGGAAATACTCTGGTTGCAGCTTCCACTCTTCAAAAAGATGTGAAAGCAGAATTAGAAAAGACCAACAATGTTGACGCCGCAGCATATTTAGGAAAAGTAATTGCAGGCAAGGCGAAGGAAAAGGGTATTACAGATGTTGTCTTTGACAGAGGCGGCTTTATATATCAGGGAAAAGTTAAAGCATTAGCAGACGCAGCCAGAGAAGCTGGGTTGAATTTCTAG
- the rpsS gene encoding 30S ribosomal protein S19, producing MGRSLKKGPFADKSLLKKVDAMNAAGDKTVVKTWSRRSTIFPSFVGHTFAVHDGRKHVPVYVTEDMVGHKLGEFVATRTYRGHGKDEKKSRVR from the coding sequence ATGGGTCGCTCACTTAAAAAAGGACCATTTGCAGACAAAAGCTTACTGAAAAAAGTAGATGCTATGAACGCTGCAGGTGATAAAACAGTTGTTAAGACATGGTCACGTCGTTCTACAATCTTCCCGTCATTTGTTGGACACACATTTGCTGTCCATGACGGAAGAAAACATGTACCTGTATATGTGACAGAGGATATGGTTGGGCATAAGCTGGGAGAGTTCGTGGCAACAAGGACATATAGAGGACATGGCAAAGACGAGAAGAAGTCAAGGGTTAGATAA
- the rpsH gene encoding 30S ribosomal protein S8 codes for MTMSDPIADMLTRIRNANTAKHDTVDVPASKMKVAIAEILFNEGYITKYDIVEDGNFKTIHITLKYGADKNEKVISGLKRISKPGLRVYANTEDIPKVLGGLGTAIISTNKGVVTDKEARKLGVGGEVLCFIW; via the coding sequence ATGACTATGAGTGATCCAATTGCAGATATGCTTACGAGAATCCGTAACGCAAATACTGCTAAACATGATACAGTTGATGTTCCTGCATCTAAGATGAAGGTTGCGATTGCAGAAATCCTCTTCAACGAAGGATATATCACAAAATATGATATTGTAGAAGATGGAAATTTCAAGACAATCCATATCACTTTAAAATATGGTGCAGATAAGAACGAAAAAGTTATTTCAGGTCTCAAGAGAATTTCCAAGCCTGGACTCCGCGTCTATGCCAACACAGAAGATATTCCCAAAGTACTGGGGGGACTCGGAACAGCTATTATTTCTACAAATAAAGGTGTTGTCACAGACAAAGAGGCAAGAAAGCTCGGCGTGGGCGGCGAAGTACTCTGCTTTATCTGGTAG
- the rplE gene encoding 50S ribosomal protein L5, whose product MSRLKEQYQNEIVDAMIKKFGYKNIMEVPKIHKVVINMGVGEAKDNAKILESAVADLEKISGQKAVLTRAKNSVANFKIREGMAIGCKVTLRGERMYEFMDRLINLALPRVRDFRGVNPNAFDGRGNYALGIKEQLIFPEIEYDKVDKVRGMDVIFVTTAKTDEEARELLTQFNMPFTK is encoded by the coding sequence TTGAGTAGACTGAAAGAACAATACCAGAATGAGATCGTTGATGCAATGATCAAAAAGTTTGGATATAAAAATATTATGGAAGTGCCGAAGATCCACAAAGTTGTCATTAACATGGGTGTGGGCGAGGCAAAAGATAATGCGAAGATTTTGGAGTCAGCAGTTGCAGATCTTGAGAAGATTTCAGGACAAAAAGCAGTTCTCACAAGAGCTAAGAATTCAGTTGCTAACTTTAAGATCAGAGAGGGCATGGCTATTGGATGTAAAGTTACCCTGAGAGGCGAAAGAATGTACGAGTTTATGGATCGCCTGATCAACCTGGCATTGCCCCGTGTACGTGACTTCAGAGGGGTGAATCCAAATGCATTCGATGGGAGAGGAAACTATGCTCTTGGTATCAAAGAACAACTTATTTTCCCTGAAATTGAGTACGATAAAGTAGATAAAGTCAGAGGTATGGATGTGATTTTTGTTACAACAGCCAAAACTGACGAAGAAGCCCGTGAATTATTGACACAGTTCAATATGCCATTCACTAAGTAA
- the rplV gene encoding 50S ribosomal protein L22 — protein sequence MAKGHRSQIKRERNEQKDTRPSAKISYARVSVQKACFVLDAIRGKDVQTALGILAYNPRYASSVIEKLLKSAIANAENNNGMNVENLYIEECYANKGPTMKRIRPRAQGRAYRIEKRMSHITIVLNER from the coding sequence ATGGCAAAAGGACATAGATCCCAAATTAAGAGAGAAAGAAATGAGCAGAAAGACACTAGGCCGTCAGCTAAAATTTCTTACGCCAGAGTGTCAGTTCAAAAAGCTTGTTTTGTATTAGATGCCATCAGAGGCAAAGATGTACAGACGGCGCTTGGTATATTGGCTTATAATCCAAGATATGCATCAAGTGTGATTGAGAAATTATTAAAATCAGCGATTGCTAATGCTGAAAACAACAATGGTATGAATGTCGAGAATCTTTATATTGAAGAGTGTTATGCAAATAAGGGACCGACAATGAAGAGAATTAGGCCAAGAGCACAGGGAAGAGCTTATAGGATCGAAAAGAGAATGAGCCACATCACAATCGTGCTTAATGAAAGATAA
- the rpmD gene encoding 50S ribosomal protein L30, whose product MANLKVTLVKSTIGAVPKHRRTVKALGLRKLNKTVVLPDNAATRGMVQQVRHLVKVEEEA is encoded by the coding sequence ATGGCAAATTTAAAAGTTACACTGGTAAAGTCTACAATCGGAGCTGTGCCAAAGCATAGGAGGACTGTTAAGGCCCTTGGACTCAGGAAACTTAATAAGACGGTTGTGCTGCCGGATAATGCAGCAACCAGAGGCATGGTACAGCAGGTTAGACATTTAGTGAAGGTTGAAGAAGAAGCGTAA
- the rplO gene encoding 50S ribosomal protein L15 encodes MDLSNLRPADGSKQNDKFRRGRGHGSGNGKTAGKGHKGQKARSGATRPGFEGGQMPLYRRIPKRGFTCRNSKEIIGINVDALEVFEDGMTVSVETLMEQGIVKNPKDGVKILGNGELTKKLTVQANAFSAKAAEKIEALGGKAEVI; translated from the coding sequence ATGGACTTATCAAACTTGAGACCGGCAGACGGTTCTAAGCAGAATGATAAATTCAGAAGGGGCCGCGGACATGGTTCTGGAAATGGCAAGACAGCCGGTAAAGGCCATAAGGGGCAGAAGGCCCGTTCAGGCGCTACAAGGCCAGGCTTTGAAGGCGGTCAGATGCCTTTATACAGGAGAATACCAAAGAGAGGGTTTACATGCAGGAATTCCAAAGAAATCATAGGTATTAATGTAGATGCTTTAGAGGTATTTGAAGATGGCATGACAGTTTCAGTGGAGACATTGATGGAGCAGGGCATTGTTAAAAACCCGAAAGATGGAGTGAAAATTCTTGGAAATGGAGAGTTAACTAAGAAGCTTACTGTTCAAGCAAATGCATTTAGTGCAAAAGCTGCTGAAAAGATTGAGGCCCTTGGTGGAAAAGCAGAGGTGATCTAA
- the secY gene encoding preprotein translocase subunit SecY → MLKTVRKAFQIEDIRKRLFYTFLMLIVVRLGSQLPTPGVDPTYIQNFFANQTGDAFNFFDAFTGGSFTQMSVFALSITPYITSSIIMQLLTIAIPKLEEMQKEGEDGRKKIAAITRYVTVVLALVESTAMAVGFGRQGLLVEYNFVNAAVVVCTLTAGSAFLMWIGERITEKGVGNGISIVLLINIISRVPDDFFNLYTLFVKGKTLAKGGLAAIVIIAVLLVVIVFVIILQGGERKIAVQYSKKVQGRKTYGGQSTHIPLKVNTSGVIPVIFASSLMQTPIVIASFLGKGEGSGIGSQILRAMNSNNWCRPDNLVYSLGLIVYIALTILFAYFYTSITFNPLEIANNMKKNGGFIPGIRPGKPTVEYLQKILNYIIFIGACGLVIVQVIPFFFNGVFNANVSFGGTSLIIIVGVVLETIKKIEAQMLVRNYTGFLNNRGNSMKNSFLGY, encoded by the coding sequence ATGCTAAAAACAGTACGGAAAGCATTTCAGATAGAGGATATTCGAAAGAGACTTTTCTATACTTTTTTAATGCTGATCGTTGTCAGACTTGGTTCCCAGCTGCCGACTCCAGGTGTGGATCCAACCTATATACAGAATTTTTTTGCGAACCAGACCGGTGATGCATTCAATTTTTTTGATGCATTTACCGGTGGTTCCTTTACCCAGATGTCAGTATTTGCACTGAGCATTACGCCATACATCACTTCTTCTATCATTATGCAGCTTCTGACTATTGCCATACCAAAGCTGGAGGAGATGCAGAAAGAAGGAGAAGACGGCAGAAAAAAGATTGCAGCAATTACACGTTATGTCACAGTTGTACTTGCCCTTGTAGAATCTACTGCTATGGCAGTAGGATTTGGAAGGCAAGGACTCCTGGTAGAATATAATTTTGTAAATGCTGCTGTTGTAGTATGTACACTTACAGCCGGATCTGCATTCCTGATGTGGATCGGCGAGCGTATTACAGAAAAGGGAGTGGGAAACGGCATTTCTATAGTCCTGCTTATCAATATCATTTCCCGTGTGCCAGATGACTTTTTTAACCTTTATACGTTATTCGTAAAAGGTAAGACACTTGCAAAAGGCGGATTGGCGGCGATTGTCATAATTGCTGTCCTGCTTGTTGTAATTGTATTCGTTATCATCCTGCAGGGTGGTGAGAGGAAGATTGCAGTTCAGTATTCCAAAAAGGTTCAGGGAAGAAAAACTTATGGCGGGCAGTCCACTCATATCCCTCTGAAGGTAAATACGTCAGGTGTTATACCAGTTATTTTTGCATCATCATTGATGCAGACACCCATTGTGATTGCCTCTTTTCTTGGAAAGGGAGAGGGCAGCGGCATTGGAAGCCAGATTCTGAGGGCAATGAATTCAAATAATTGGTGCAGGCCAGACAACTTGGTTTATTCATTAGGTCTGATTGTATATATTGCACTTACCATTTTGTTTGCATATTTTTATACATCCATTACATTTAATCCACTTGAAATTGCAAATAACATGAAAAAGAACGGAGGATTTATCCCGGGGATCCGCCCAGGGAAGCCGACTGTTGAATACCTGCAGAAGATATTAAATTATATTATCTTTATAGGTGCCTGTGGCCTTGTGATTGTACAGGTAATTCCCTTCTTTTTTAATGGCGTATTTAATGCAAACGTATCTTTTGGCGGGACATCCCTGATTATTATCGTAGGTGTTGTCTTAGAAACAATTAAGAAGATTGAAGCCCAGATGCTGGTTCGCAATTACACAGGATTTTTAAATAATAGAGGAAATTCGATGAAAAATAGTTTCCTTGGCTATTAA
- the rplN gene encoding 50S ribosomal protein L14, whose protein sequence is MIQQESRLKVADNTGAKELLCIRVLGGSTRRYANIGDVIVATVKDATPGGVVKKGDVVKAVVVRTVKGARRKDGSYIRFDENAAVIIKDDLNPRGTRIFGPVARELREKHFMKIVSLAPEVL, encoded by the coding sequence ATGATACAACAAGAAAGCAGACTTAAAGTAGCAGACAACACAGGCGCTAAAGAGTTACTGTGTATCCGTGTACTTGGCGGCTCTACAAGAAGATATGCCAATATCGGAGATGTGATCGTTGCAACTGTTAAAGATGCAACACCAGGCGGCGTTGTGAAAAAGGGTGATGTTGTAAAAGCCGTGGTTGTCCGTACTGTGAAGGGTGCACGCCGCAAGGATGGTTCCTATATCAGATTCGATGAAAATGCTGCTGTAATTATAAAAGACGATTTGAACCCACGTGGAACACGTATTTTTGGACCAGTAGCCAGAGAGCTTCGAGAGAAACATTTTATGAAAATAGTTTCTTTAGCTCCGGAAGTACTGTAG
- the rpsQ gene encoding 30S ribosomal protein S17: MEERNLRKTRTGKVVSDKMDKTIVVAVEDHVKHPLYKKIVKRTYKLKAHDEKNECNVGDKVKVMETRPLSKDKRWRLVEIMEKAK; the protein is encoded by the coding sequence GTGGAAGAAAGAAATCTTAGAAAAACCCGTACAGGCAAGGTTGTAAGTGACAAAATGGACAAAACAATCGTTGTTGCCGTTGAAGACCACGTTAAGCATCCGCTTTATAAGAAAATCGTAAAAAGAACTTATAAATTGAAGGCTCATGATGAAAAGAATGAGTGCAACGTTGGAGATAAAGTAAAAGTTATGGAAACAAGGCCTCTGTCCAAGGATAAGAGATGGAGACTTGTGGAAATTATGGAAAAAGCGAAATAA
- the rplW gene encoding 50S ribosomal protein L23: protein MANIQYYDVILKPVVTEKSMALMADKKYTFLVHPEVTKNQVKEAVEKMFPGTKVKKVNTMNMSGKTKRRGMTYGKTAKTKKAIVQLTAESADIEIFEGL from the coding sequence ATGGCTAACATTCAATATTATGATGTAATCCTTAAACCAGTTGTTACCGAGAAATCAATGGCACTGATGGCGGATAAGAAATACACATTCCTTGTTCACCCAGAGGTTACAAAGAATCAGGTAAAAGAAGCTGTTGAAAAAATGTTCCCAGGGACAAAAGTGAAGAAAGTCAACACAATGAATATGTCAGGCAAGACAAAAAGACGTGGCATGACTTATGGGAAAACAGCAAAAACAAAGAAAGCGATTGTCCAGCTCACGGCGGAAAGCGCTGATATTGAGATTTTTGAAGGCCTGTAG
- the rpmC gene encoding 50S ribosomal protein L29 codes for MKINTFVQELRGKSVEELNEELVAAKKELFNLRFQNATNQLDNTSRIKEVRKNIARIQTLITEAQRA; via the coding sequence GTGAAAATTAATACATTTGTACAAGAATTAAGAGGGAAATCTGTAGAGGAATTAAATGAAGAATTAGTAGCTGCTAAAAAGGAGCTTTTCAACCTGAGATTCCAGAATGCAACTAATCAGTTAGATAATACTAGCAGAATCAAAGAAGTAAGAAAGAATATTGCGCGTATTCAGACTTTGATTACTGAGGCTCAAAGGGCGTAG
- a CDS encoding type Z 30S ribosomal protein S14, giving the protein MAKTSMKIKQQRKAKFSTREYSRCRICGRPHAYLRKYGICRICFRELAYKGQIPGVRKASW; this is encoded by the coding sequence ATGGCAAAGACATCAATGAAAATCAAACAGCAGCGCAAAGCTAAATTTTCAACAAGAGAATACAGCCGCTGCAGAATCTGCGGACGTCCACATGCATATTTAAGAAAGTATGGGATCTGCCGTATTTGCTTCCGTGAACTGGCATATAAAGGACAAATCCCAGGCGTGAGAAAAGCAAGCTGGTAG
- the rplB gene encoding 50S ribosomal protein L2, producing MGIKTYNPYTPSRRQMTGSDFSEITKTTPEKSLLASKSRTAGRNNQGKITVRHRGGGAKRKYRIIDFKRKKDGIPATVIGIEYDPNRTANIALICYADGEKAYILAPAGLKDGMKVMNGPEAEVKTGNCLPLSAIPVGTQVHNIELYPGKGGQLVRSAGNSAQLMAKEGKYATLRLPSGEMRMVPIICRASIGVVGNGEHNLINIGKAGRKRHMGIRPTVRGSVMNPNDHPHGGGEGKTGIGRPGPCTPWGKPALGLKTRKKNKSSNKLIVRRRDGKAIK from the coding sequence ATGGGAATTAAAACTTATAACCCATATACACCTTCCAGAAGGCAGATGACTGGTTCTGATTTTTCGGAGATTACAAAAACAACTCCAGAGAAATCACTGCTGGCTTCAAAGAGCAGAACAGCCGGCCGAAATAATCAGGGTAAAATTACAGTGAGACACCGCGGAGGCGGAGCAAAAAGAAAATATAGAATTATTGATTTTAAGAGAAAGAAAGATGGGATTCCAGCAACTGTAATTGGAATTGAATATGATCCGAACAGGACAGCTAATATTGCATTGATCTGCTACGCAGATGGAGAAAAGGCATATATTCTTGCCCCGGCAGGCTTAAAAGACGGAATGAAGGTTATGAACGGGCCGGAAGCAGAAGTTAAGACAGGTAACTGCCTGCCGTTGTCAGCGATCCCTGTTGGTACACAGGTCCATAACATTGAGTTATATCCTGGAAAAGGCGGACAGCTTGTGCGTTCAGCAGGAAACAGCGCACAGTTGATGGCGAAAGAAGGAAAATACGCTACACTCAGACTTCCTTCAGGTGAGATGAGAATGGTTCCAATTATCTGCAGGGCTTCAATCGGCGTTGTGGGAAATGGCGAGCACAATTTGATCAATATAGGTAAAGCAGGGCGCAAGCGCCACATGGGCATCAGGCCTACAGTACGTGGTTCTGTTATGAACCCCAATGACCATCCACATGGTGGTGGTGAAGGTAAGACTGGTATCGGACGTCCAGGACCGTGTACACCATGGGGTAAACCAGCACTTGGCCTGAAGACACGTAAAAAGAATAAGTCTTCCAATAAGCTGATTGTAAGAAGAAGAGATGGCAAAGCAATAAAATAA
- the rpsC gene encoding 30S ribosomal protein S3 has protein sequence MGQKVNPHGLRVGIIKDWDSKWYAEKDFADNLVEDHEIRKFLKKKLYSAGVSRIEIERASDRVKIIIYTAKPGVVIGKGGSEIEKVKAELAQYTTKKLIVDIKEIKRPDKDAQLVAENIAQQLENRISFRRAMKSCMSRTMKSGALGVKTSVSGRLGGADMARTEFYSEGTIPLQTLRADIDYGFAEADTTYGKVGVKVWIYKGEVLPTKADKEGSDK, from the coding sequence ATGGGACAGAAAGTTAATCCTCATGGTTTAAGAGTCGGCATTATCAAAGACTGGGATTCAAAATGGTATGCAGAAAAAGATTTTGCAGACAACCTCGTAGAAGACCATGAAATCAGAAAATTCCTTAAAAAGAAATTATACAGCGCAGGTGTTTCCAGAATTGAGATTGAGAGGGCATCTGACCGTGTTAAGATTATTATCTATACAGCTAAACCTGGTGTTGTAATCGGTAAAGGCGGTTCTGAGATTGAGAAGGTAAAGGCAGAGTTAGCTCAATATACAACAAAGAAGCTGATTGTAGATATTAAGGAAATTAAAAGACCTGATAAGGATGCACAGCTGGTTGCAGAGAATATTGCCCAGCAGCTTGAAAACCGTATTTCATTCAGGCGTGCTATGAAGTCCTGCATGTCAAGGACAATGAAGTCCGGGGCACTCGGTGTAAAGACATCTGTTTCAGGGCGTCTTGGCGGTGCTGATATGGCCCGTACAGAGTTTTACAGTGAGGGCACAATTCCTCTTCAGACACTGAGAGCTGACATTGATTATGGATTCGCAGAAGCTGACACAACTTACGGAAAAGTCGGTGTAAAGGTTTGGATTTACAAAGGCGAAGTTCTTCCGACTAAAGCAGATAAGGAAGGGAGCGATAAATAA
- the rplF gene encoding 50S ribosomal protein L6 — protein MSRIGRLPIAIPAGVTVDIAENNVVTVTGPKGTLKKELPVEMEIKKDGEEITVTRPNDLKKMKSLHGLTRTLINNMVVGVTEGYQKVLEVNGVGYRAAKSGNKLTLSLGYSHPVEMIDPEGVETVLEGQNKITVKGIDKEKVGQYAAEIRDKRRPEPYKGKGIKYADEVIRRKVGKTGKK, from the coding sequence ATGTCACGTATAGGAAGACTGCCAATCGCAATTCCAGCAGGTGTAACTGTGGACATTGCAGAAAATAACGTAGTGACTGTAACAGGGCCAAAGGGGACTCTTAAAAAAGAGCTTCCGGTTGAGATGGAAATCAAGAAAGACGGCGAAGAAATTACCGTTACAAGGCCAAATGATTTAAAGAAAATGAAGTCTTTGCATGGACTTACAAGAACATTAATCAACAACATGGTTGTTGGTGTGACAGAGGGATATCAAAAAGTTCTGGAGGTCAACGGTGTTGGTTACAGAGCTGCGAAATCCGGAAATAAGCTGACATTAAGCTTGGGATACTCCCATCCAGTTGAGATGATTGATCCAGAAGGCGTTGAGACTGTTCTGGAGGGTCAGAATAAAATTACTGTAAAAGGTATTGATAAAGAAAAAGTAGGCCAATACGCAGCTGAAATCAGAGACAAGAGAAGACCGGAGCCATATAAGGGCAAAGGAATTAAGTATGCTGACGAGGTTATCAGACGCAAGGTTGGTAAGACTGGTAAGAAATAA
- the rplP gene encoding 50S ribosomal protein L16, producing MLMPKRVKRRKQFRGTMKGKALRGNTISYGEYGIVAAEPCWIRSNQIEAARVAMTRYIKRGGKVWIKIFPDKPVTAKPAETRMGKGKGALEYWVAVVKPGRVMFEIAGVPEEIAREALRLAMHKLPCKCKIVSRAELEGGDNSEN from the coding sequence ATGTTAATGCCAAAAAGAGTAAAACGTCGTAAACAATTCCGTGGTACCATGAAAGGTAAAGCTTTGAGGGGTAACACGATTTCATATGGTGAGTACGGTATCGTTGCAGCAGAACCATGCTGGATCCGTTCTAACCAGATCGAGGCAGCCCGTGTTGCTATGACACGTTATATCAAGCGTGGCGGTAAAGTTTGGATTAAAATCTTTCCAGACAAACCTGTAACAGCAAAACCAGCAGAGACTCGTATGGGTAAAGGAAAAGGAGCATTAGAGTACTGGGTAGCAGTAGTAAAGCCAGGCCGTGTAATGTTCGAGATTGCAGGAGTACCAGAAGAAATAGCCAGAGAGGCACTTCGTCTTGCAATGCACAAGTTACCTTGCAAATGCAAAATCGTTTCTCGCGCAGAATTAGAAGGCGGTGATAACAGTGAAAATTAA